CCAGTGGCCGACCGCGCTCCCGCCCTCCTGGGTGTAGAGGTCGGGCAGGCCGAAGGTGTGGCTGTTCTCGTGGGGGAGCACCCGGTAGCCGGTCTCGGTGTAGGAGCCGGAGCCGTCGTCCTGGCGGCTGTAGACGAAGGACGCGTTGGAGACCGGGACGCCGTCGGCGACGGGGGCCTCCGTGTTGCCGGCGAAGGTCACGGACAGCACGGTGTCCAGCGCGGAGGGGCCGGCATTCGGGGTCACCAGGACGTTCAGGATGTCGTACGCGCGGAAGTCGACGGTCGGATCGGCCGCGGCCACGATGTCCTTGACCAGAGTGCGGTACCCGGGATCGAAGGGCGCGCCGCGCTCTATGCCGTACGCCTTGAACGGCTTGGGCATCCGCAGCCAGCGCTTGATGGGGGTCTCGGGGCGATAGTCGAGGCGGCCGTACGAGCCGGTATGGAACCAGCGCTGGGTCTGCGGGAAGAACTCACCGTAGCGGTCGAGCGCGCTGCCCTTTCCGGGCGCGTCGGAGAAGTCGACCATCAGCGTGAGGGCCCGGACGGTGCCGGTGGAGCGGGCGTAGCCGGGGGAGGTCGGTATGCCTTCCCCCATCAGTACGGCCACTGGGCCATTGATCAGGCAGGGGCCGAGGGCGGCGGAGCGGGCCAGTGCGATGGAGCCCCCCGCCGTGAAGCCCCCCGTGAGGTGTCCGGTGCCTGCGGAGGTGCTGACCGTCAGCGTCAGGACGGTCACCGCGGCGAGCGCGGCCGTACGGCGCGGGCGTATCCGACGGCGGAGCGGAGGTCGCTCAGGCGGCATGCGGGGGCCCTTCGCTCCACGGCAGCCGCCGGTTCCGGGCTGCACCCTTGCGATCACCCTGTGTCGACGGCGGGTCGGGCGCGCGCTGGAGGAGCCCGATCGAGGGGTGCGGGCCTGGTGGAGTGCTCATGAGGACTCCGTACGTGGACTCCGTACGTGGACTCCGTACGTGGACTCCGTACGTGGACTCCGTACGTGGACTCCGTACGTGGACTCCGTACGTGGACTCCGTACGTGGACTCCGTACGTGGACTCCGTACGTGGACTCCGTACGTGGACTCCGTACGTGGACTCCGTACGTGGACTCCGTACGTGGACTCCGTACGAGGGCTCCGTACGAGGGCTCCGTACGAGGGCTCCCCGCGGACTCCGCACGAGGACCCCGCCGGGACCCCGTATGCGCGTGACGCAAGCCAATACACGTGATGTGGGTCACATGAAATTTCTTCGAGGGCGGGAAATAACCGGGGACAGTTTCCCCGTTTAGCCATACGTCCGAGCGAAACGGGGAGCCAGTCCCCGGATCGCAACCCCCGATTCAACTCAGGTCACGAACCGAGGAGTACACCGTGGAGACCGCAACCCCCGCGCTGCGCCGAGTGGGCCGGCCCCGTGCCGATGCACTGCGCAACCGGGAGCGGATCATCGCCGCTGCCCGCGAGATGTTCGTCGAGTTCGGCGCTCAGGTGCCGTTCGACGAGATCGCCCGCCGGGCCGGTGTCGGCAACGCCACGCTGTACCGTAACTTCCCCGACCGCGACGCGCTCGCGCGTGAGGTCGTCTGCTCGGTCATGGACCGCACGTCGGAGTGGGTCGAGGAGGCCATCACCGAGGGCGGTGACGCCTTCGAGGCGCTCAGCGGCTTTGTGCACTTCGCCGCCGACGAGCGGATCGGCGCCCTGTGCCCGATGCTCTCCGAGAGTTTCGACAAGCACCATCCCGACCTGGTCGCCGCGAACGAGCGGATCACCGGCCTGATCGAGCAGCTGATGGCCCGCGCACGCGAGGCCGGACAGCTGCGCCCCGACGTCGAGTTCGGCGACCTGATGATCGCGGTCAGCCAGCTCACCAGGCCGCTGCCCGGGACCGCGTGCCAGGGCAACGACCGCTTCGTGCACCGTCATCTGCAGCTGTTCCTGGACGGCATGCGGGCCCCGGCCCGCACCGGCGAACTGCCCGGAGTGGCCGCCACCGTGGAGGACCTGCGACGAGCGTGACCGAAGCCGACGAGCGTGACCGAAGCCGATGACGTGACCGAAGACCGACGACGCACACGAAGACCGACGACGCACACGAAGACCGACGACGACCGATGACGCGAACGAAAACAGATGACGCAACCGATGAGCCGGTGAGTTCAGCACCCAGCGCCAGTCAGTAGTCCTGCAAAGCCTCCGAGGGCCGCAAAGCTTTGCGAGGCCTCAAAGCTTCCCGAGCACTACAAAGCTTCCCGAGTCCTACGAAGCTGCCCGGCCGTCGACGAAGACGAGCCGTCCCTTTCCCTCGCCTTCCCTCACCTTTCCTCGCCCTTTTTCGCTACGAAGTCCCGGAGTGGGTACCCCCATGTCTGCAACATCCGCATCAACCGGCAAGTCGGCGGCCATCCCCGACGCCCATGCCAATCGCTGGAAAGCGCTCACCTTCATAGCGCTCGCCCAGCTGATGGTCGTCCTCGACGCCACCATCGTGAACATCGCGCTGCCCTCCGCCCAGCAGGACCTGGGGATCTCGGACGGCAACCGCCAGTGGGTCATCACGGCCTACGCCCTGGCCTTCGGTGGTCTGCTGCTCTTCGGCGGCCGCATCGCCGACCTGTGGGGCCGCAAGCGCACCTTTGTGACCGGCCTGATCGGCTTCGCCAGCGCGTCCGCCCTGGGCGGTGCCGCGACCAACGAGGCGATGC
This genomic interval from Streptomyces dengpaensis contains the following:
- a CDS encoding M6 family metalloprotease domain-containing protein, which translates into the protein MPPERPPLRRRIRPRRTAALAAVTVLTLTVSTSAGTGHLTGGFTAGGSIALARSAALGPCLINGPVAVLMGEGIPTSPGYARSTGTVRALTLMVDFSDAPGKGSALDRYGEFFPQTQRWFHTGSYGRLDYRPETPIKRWLRMPKPFKAYGIERGAPFDPGYRTLVKDIVAAADPTVDFRAYDILNVLVTPNAGPSALDTVLSVTFAGNTEAPVADGVPVSNASFVYSRQDDGSGSYTETGYRVLPHENSHTFGLPDLYTQEGGSAVGHWDIMSEDWGADNDLLGWHKWKLGWLDDTQVRCAVAPGTAEYTLTPLARPGGDKLVFVPTGAGAGYALELRTRDGNDSAVCRPGILIYKVDAGIDTGNGPITVYDSQRDSGGCTRSPNVHAELSDAPFTPGESFKDPRLGVTVRVAGVDLTGNHQVYVTRR
- a CDS encoding TetR/AcrR family transcriptional regulator yields the protein METATPALRRVGRPRADALRNRERIIAAAREMFVEFGAQVPFDEIARRAGVGNATLYRNFPDRDALAREVVCSVMDRTSEWVEEAITEGGDAFEALSGFVHFAADERIGALCPMLSESFDKHHPDLVAANERITGLIEQLMARAREAGQLRPDVEFGDLMIAVSQLTRPLPGTACQGNDRFVHRHLQLFLDGMRAPARTGELPGVAATVEDLRRA